In the genome of Methanobacterium spitsbergense, one region contains:
- a CDS encoding Ig-like domain-containing protein, whose amino-acid sequence MLAGSIGLYVLRLHYKIKALKITKKATYVLLRAGISAEIRKLEKTKRRLEVLGVTLTIAAAALAVSIAPIKVMANDNKDKADNSEEDLNNFLSLSSSGHVPVAGNMSVITAMNKDWVGVCNATDEDGDLVNAIIVSAPKHGNITVNGTRFVYTPADGYLGNDTLTYKVKDSKGFISKVATVNIQVVNDNSINITLNDTAQNLTYTIAKDKALNLNISSNGKILRVQSPLHGNSTLADSVFGHTTIQYIPFKDYMGTDSLAYRLQLPDGTMSNIAWINIKIS is encoded by the coding sequence ATGTTGGCAGGATCAATAGGTCTGTATGTATTGAGATTGCACTACAAGATCAAGGCACTAAAGATAACAAAAAAAGCGACATATGTACTACTGCGCGCAGGCATCTCAGCAGAGATAAGAAAGCTTGAAAAAACTAAGAGACGATTAGAAGTTCTAGGGGTAACTCTTACAATAGCAGCAGCCGCATTAGCTGTGTCCATTGCACCAATCAAGGTTATGGCTAATGACAATAAGGACAAAGCGGACAATTCTGAGGAGGATTTAAACAATTTCCTGTCACTTTCATCTTCTGGGCATGTTCCTGTAGCTGGAAATATGTCAGTGATCACCGCCATGAATAAGGATTGGGTGGGTGTTTGTAATGCCACAGATGAAGATGGTGATTTGGTAAATGCCATCATAGTATCTGCACCTAAACACGGGAATATAACTGTTAATGGTACTAGATTTGTGTACACACCTGCTGATGGGTATCTAGGTAATGATACCTTAACCTACAAAGTAAAGGACAGTAAAGGCTTCATATCCAAAGTTGCTACGGTTAATATCCAAGTAGTTAATGATAATTCAATTAATATTACTTTAAATGACACTGCGCAAAATTTAACTTACACCATCGCCAAAGACAAGGCCTTAAACTTGAATATTAGCTCTAATGGCAAAATTCTTCGGGTTCAATCACCATTACATGGAAACTCTACATTGGCCGACTCCGTATTCGGTCATACCACCATACAGTATATTCCATTTAAGGACTACATGGGAACTGATTCATTAGCCTACAGACTACAACTGCCAGATGGGACGATGTCAAATATCGCCTGGATAAACATAAAAATTTCATAG
- a CDS encoding UDP binding domain-containing protein: MTKNLKWKGANVIVVDPYIEEINEKFGVLNNDLYTALNGADALVLITLHDEFKSIDFKKIKDLMNLPIVVDGRRIYDPDELRGIGFTIKA, from the coding sequence TTGACTAAAAATTTAAAATGGAAAGGAGCAAATGTCATTGTAGTAGATCCGTACATCGAAGAAATCAATGAAAAATTTGGAGTATTGAACAATGATTTATATACTGCTTTAAATGGTGCAGATGCACTTGTTTTAATTACACTACATGATGAATTCAAATCCATAGATTTTAAAAAGATTAAAGATTTGATGAATCTGCCAATAGTGGTTGATGGAAGAAGAATATATGATCCTGATGAATTACGGGGTATTGGATTCACTATAAAGGCGTAG